The following coding sequences lie in one Girardinichthys multiradiatus isolate DD_20200921_A chromosome 13, DD_fGirMul_XY1, whole genome shotgun sequence genomic window:
- the LOC124879097 gene encoding free fatty acid receptor 3-like has product MFYSRLLLSVYILTFLFGVPANILSFITLCRKVFRKGVPIDVLLLNLTISDLIFLAFLPFKMKEAYDNMAWLLPYSLCPLTGFIFYVTIYNSTLLLTAVSVERYLGVAFPLRYSVCRRPRYAMWACFTFWVLTSCNLSIVYVLPYSQWSYGSNTSSPVQPPPTCYLNFSKAELEILLPVRLELFLVLFCIPFIISCFCYVNFILILSRLPSISRRRRLRCIGLALGTLIVFTVCFVPYNASHVVGFAQQESQEWRNLALLSSTLNACLDPFIFYLSSAAVRSMLNRCFRRITAKMHILGCAHPGTPHRLQHQLSRCENYKAEAPP; this is encoded by the coding sequence ATGTTTTACAGTCGCCTGCTGCTTTCTGTCTACATCCTCACCTTCCTGTTTGGGGTCCCTGCCAACATCCTGTCCTTCATCACCCTCTGCCGGAAGGTGTTTCGCAAGGGGGTGCCCATCGATGTCCTCCTCCTCAACCTCACCATCTCAGACCTAATTTTTCTGGCCTTCCTgccatttaaaatgaaagaggCGTACGACAACATGGCGTGGCTGCTGCCCTACTCACTGTGTCCACTGACTGGGTTTATCTTCTACGTCACCATCTACAACAGCACGCTGCTGCTCACAGCTGTGAGCGTGGAGCGTTACCTGGGCGTGGCCTTCCCCCTCAGATATTCTGTGTGCCGCCGGCCTCGCTACGCTATGTGGGCCTGCTTTACCTTCTGGGTGTTGACCTCCTGCAACCTCAGCATCGTCTACGTCCTGCCGTACTCTCAGTGGAGTTACGGCAGCAACACCAGCAGTCCTGTCCAACCTCCACCCACCTGCTACTTGAATTTCTCAAAGGCTGAGCTCGAAATCCTGCTGCCTGTTCGTCTGGAGCTCTTCCTTGTGCTCTTCTGCATCCCCTTCATCATCAGCTGCTTCTGCTATGTCAACTTCATCCTCATCTTGTCCCGCCTTCCCAGCATCAGCCGGAGAAGGAGGCTGCGATGCATTGGCCTGGCACTCGGGACGCTGATAGTGTTCACCGTCTGCTTTGTGCCTTACAACGCTTCCCACGTGGTGGGCTTCGCCCAACAGGAGAGCCAGGAGTGGAGGAACCTGGCGCTGCTCTCCAGCACCCTCAACGCCTGCCTGGATCCATTTATCTTCTACCTGTCATCAGCAGCAGTCAGGAGCATGCTAAACCGCTGCTTCAGGAGGATCACGGCCAAGATGCACATTCTGGGGTGTGCGCATCCTGGAACTCCTCACCGTCTTCAACACCAACTGTCGAGGTGTGAAAATTACAAGGCAGAAGCTCCACCCTGA
- the si:dkey-211g8.9 gene encoding free fatty acid receptor 3 produces the protein MDLTVTDYVALSVYTFTFLLGLPANLLVFFVYIRKARKHGATPNVVYALNLCLANLAFMAWLPIKVLETLLKDWMLPAPVCPVYSFFLYCSVYVSCLFITAVTVGRYLSIAFPIIYKRYRRARLSCFICTILWALVIVHLGVGLVAEGGAYFVGVQDDVSACYNYFNTTQLKILLPLRLEMAIILFILPLVVTCFCTLRCVSLVWRSNLPPLGKRRVLAVALSTLAVFVICYAPYNASHIVGFVQQENVKWRATAMLTSSCNVFLEPVVMLMLSPVVSKGILGRICGQQSHFRWSDGSRHRGKPTHGFANIKVPPTTSEKVQTEVTKESQGYTGEQNKPTIFHIHV, from the coding sequence ATGGATCTTACGGTCACCGACTATGTTGCTCTTTCTGTTTACACCTTCACCTTCTTGCTGGGGCTTCCTGCCAACCTGCTCGTCTTCTTCGTGTACATCCGCAAGGCTCGTAAACATGGTGCCACACCAAACGTCGTCTACGCCCTTAACCTATGTCTGGCCAACCTGGCGTTTATGGCCTGGCTGCCCATCAAGGTTTTAGAGACACTTCTGAAGGACTGGATGCTACCAGCACCTGTGTGCCCagtttacagcttcttcctctactGTTCTGTGTACGTCAGCTGCCTCTTCATTACCGCAGTCACGGTGGGGCGCTACCTCAGCATCGCCTTCCCCATCATCTACAAGAGATACCGCCGTGCACGACTGTCCTGCTTCATCTGCACCATCTTGTGGGCGTTGGTGATTGTGCACCTTGGGGTTGGCCTTGTGGCTGAAGGCGGGGCTTACTTTGTTGGCGTCCAGGATGATGTCTCTGCCTGTTACAACTATTTCAACACGACGCAGCTGAAGATCCTGCTTCCTCTTCGCTTGGAGATGGCCATCATCTTGTTTATTTTGCCTCTGGTTGTGACCTGCTTCTGCACGCTGCGCTGCGTCTCTCTGGTGTGGCGCTCAAATTTGCCTCCTCTGGGGAAGAGGAGAGTCCTGGCGGTGGCGCTGTCCACGCTGGCTGTGTTTGTAATCTGCTATGCCCCCTACAATGCCTCGCACATTGTTGGGTTTGTTCAGCAGGAAAATGTTAAATGGAGAGCTACAGCAATGCTGACGAGCTCCTGTAATGTTTTCCTGGAGCCAGTGGTGATGCTGATGCTTTCGCCTGTTGTGTCGAAGGGCATCCTAGGAAGAATCTGTGGCCAGCAGAGTCACTTCAGGTGGAGCGATGGGTCTCGACATCGAGGAAAACCCACCCATGGGTTTGCAAATATCAAGGTGCCACCTACAACGTCTGAGAAGGTGCAAACAGAGGTGACAAAAGAAAGTCAAGGATACACTGGCGAACAAAACAAACCAACCATCTTTCATATTCACGTCTGA
- the tekt2 gene encoding tektin-2: protein MSAPSLKPSLRHNVSEWHSNNQQLSGTAQHDRHVSHEIRQEARTLRNETRCKTVWDESDTSRRLSDRIWDVARWRDVLECSAQKVDVEMEALTLSKEQSELALAATSIPLEVSNECLTLREGRRDFELVSDPVEEQLKKEVELIEGVQQRLQQNIGRAFEQLCVLQEVRHQLTADLQNKMEALDIDMSCLSLNMKSANISLKTNPTRIPSCSSTPQEWAQFSQYNVARAHEAVHKSQQIREDMSLSRAQLHNEMEAQRRATEFALRKRNRHEEQARDDLQWQIKNTEDEMAEMEGDIRGLDADLQAKTVSLMLAHTRLETRSRRSGVDLCRDEVQHGLVAEVQQLEATIQALKQKLSEAQHSLQKMKLHHSRMQQDLSRKQEALSLEQRSMQTRTKTVITNPSGTNKPTVPLVPLMNSSRRSNLQLLAQ, encoded by the exons ATGTCAGCTCCTTCGCTGAAGCCCAGCCTGCGGCACAACGTCTCCGAGTGGCACAGCAACAACCAGCAGCTGTCCGGCACCGCTCAACACGACCGGCACGTTTCCCATGAGATCCGACAGGAGGCCAGGACGCTCCGCAACGAGACCCGCTGCAAG ACAGTGTGGGATGAGAGCGACACGTCTCGCAGGCTCAGTGATCGGATCTGGGATGTTGCTCGGTGGAGGGACGTGTTGGAATGCTCTGCACAGAAAGTGGATGTGGAAATGGAGGCTCTCACTCTG TCCAAAGAGCAGAGTGAGCTGGCCCTGGCCGCCACCTCCATCCCCCTGGAGGTCAGCAATGAGTGCCTGACGCTGAGGGAGGGGCGGCGGGACTTTGAGCTGGTTAGCGACcctgtggaggagcagctgaaGAAGGAGGTGGAGCTGATAGAAGGCGTGCAGCAGCGTCTGCAGCAGAACATTGGGCGGGCCTTTGAGCAGCTGTG TGTCCTGCAGGAGGTTCGACACCAGCTGACCGCGGATCTGCAGAACAAGATGGAAGCTCTGGATATCGATATGTCCTGCCTGTCCCTCAACATGAAGTCGGCTAACATCTCCCTGAAGACAAACCCGACCCGGATTCCATCGTG TTCCTCCACCCCCCAGGAGTGGGCCCAGTTCAGCCAGTATAATGTGGCTCGGGCCCACGAGGCCGTGCACAAGTCCCAGCAAATAAGAGAGGACATGAGCCTCAGCAGAGCGCAG CTCCATAATGAGATGGAGGCCCAGCGCAGAGCCACAGAGTTTGCTCTTCGGAAACGGAATCGCCACGAAGAGCAGGCCCGAGATGACCTGCAGTGGCAAATTAAAAAC ACTGAGGATGAGATGGCAGAGATGGAGGGCGACATCCGGGGGCTGGACGCAGACCTGCAGGCCAAGACTGTGTCCCTGATGCTGGCTCACACCCGACTGGAGACTAGGAGCCGCAGGTCTGGCGTGGACCTGTGCCGCGACGAG gtgcAGCATGGCCTTGTTGCTGAGGTTCAGCAGCTGGAGGCCACAATCCAGGCTCTGAAGCAGAAACTCTCAGAAGCTCA ACACTCTCTGCAGAAGATGAAGCTCCATCACAGCCGCATGCAGCAGGATCTTTCCAGAAAACAGGAAGCCCTGTCTCTGGAGCAGCGCAGCATGCAGACCAGGACCAAGACCGTCATCACAAATCCATCCGGCACCAATAAGCCTACGGTGCCGCTGGTTCCGCTCATGAATTCAAGCAGGAGGAGCAACCTTCAGCTGCTGGCCCAGTGA